The following are from one region of the Silene latifolia isolate original U9 population chromosome 9, ASM4854445v1, whole genome shotgun sequence genome:
- the LOC141601734 gene encoding protein FAR1-RELATED SEQUENCE 5-like, which yields MVFTPFTGVDHNKKTVSFAAGLLEFESQDSFEWIFTKFLEAMGQQQPQCIITDQCPGIKKACPNIFKNYMHKYYMSHIMQKVPEKVGRAICNDTDFMTDINAVVWDVDLKPEEFEQNWQTVIETHGMQNNRWLKYVFSIRQKWIPAYFRDLPLGCLLRTTQRSESSNSYFKQFESHFGTLVEFWMRYNSAIKQQRHSQRRMDTANEHIMLEKVGTMKVEMHSSLVYTHPIFTDF from the coding sequence atggtgtttactccGTTCACAggagtagaccacaacaagaagacAGTAAGTTTTGCGGCTGGATTACTTGAATTCGAGAGTCAAGATTCATTTGAGTGGATTTTTACAAAATTTCTGGAAGCAATGGGGCAGCAGCAACCTCAGTGTATAATAACAGACCAATGCCCTGGAATTAAAAAGGCATGCCCAAACATTTTCAAGAATTATATGCACAAGTACTACATGTCGCATATCATGCAGAAAGTGCCTGAGAAGGTGGGAAGGGCAATCTGCAATGACACGGATTTTATGACAGACATAAATGCTGTTGTTTGGGATGTCGACTTAAAACCAGAAGAATTCGAACAAAACTGGCAAACCGTTATTGAAACACATGGTATGCAAAACAACCGCTGGTTGAAGTACGTATTCTCAATCAGACAAAAGTGGATACCGGCTTACTTTCGCGATCTGCCTCTAGGTTGTTTGCTAAGGACAACCCAGAGATCTGAAAGTTCAAACAGCTATTTCAAACAGTTTGAAAGCCACTTTGGAACCCTTGTCGAGTTCTGGATGAGGTACAACTctgcaataaaacaacaaaggCATTCACAAAGGCGGATGGACACTGCCAACGAGCATATTATGCTCGAGAAAGTAGGAACAATGAAGGTAGAGATGCATTCCTCACTTGTATACACACATCCTATCTTTACAGACTTTTAG
- the LOC141601733 gene encoding uncharacterized protein LOC141601733, producing MGVRGLTTIGVVEYHDVHDGLKNRNFRVEYNIQTNESKCACKLFERHGIVCRHILWVWNGRQVYKIPEPYVLARWTNKSYKPIVQDETRNVIEDIDKADIKKAEMSKVWSEIYATVGVMDTYATVKYMKQLQKTLRQFRENITGPIEPKTKSQEIEDLLGITASNDIDLRPPNKAKNKGSGKRLRSSKEKAKRKPEKRKRRCGNCKKWVNHNSRTCNLPFAESPPSDDDDEEESEIEEV from the coding sequence ATGGGAGTCAGGGGTTTGACAACAATAGGGGTAGTGGAGTACCATGATGTTCATGATGGACTAAAGAACAGAAACTTCCGAGTGGAATATAACATCCAAACTAACGAGAGCAAATGTGCATGTAAGCTGTTTGAGAGGCATGGCATTGTCTGTCGACATATACTGtgggtgtggaatggtaggcAGGTATACAAGATACCTGAGCCTTATGTCCTTGCTCGATGGACAAATAAATCCTACAAACCAATTGTCCAAGATGAAACTAGAAACGTCATAGAAGACATTGACAAAGCTGACATCAAGAAAGCtgagatgtcaaaggtttggtctgaGATTTATGCAACTGTCGGGGTGATGGACACTTATGCTACGGTTAAATATATGAAACAACTACAGAAAACCCTGAGACAGTTCAGGGAGAACATCACAGGACCAATTGAACCGAAAACTAAAAGCCAGGAAATCGAGGATCTTCTTGGCATCACAGCTTCAAATGATATTGACCTTCGACCGccaaacaaggccaagaataagggAAGTGGCAAAAGATTGAGGTCATCGAAAGAAAAGGCCAAGAGAAAGCCAGAAAAGAGGAAGCGAAGATGCGGTAACTGCAAGAAGTGGGTGAACCACAACAGTAGAACTTGTAATCTTCCTTTTGCTGAAAGTCCCCCttctgatgacgatgatgaagaagaatcagAAATTGAAGAGGTATGA